In a genomic window of Prochlorococcus marinus str. GP2:
- a CDS encoding NAD-dependent epimerase/dehydratase family protein, with protein MNILITGGLGFIGSNFLELIINNNKFDKIYIIDNNKISIKRYYIPLNLNKNIKLINHDLLKLEDFKLNLDCIVHLAAAGNVIESTKNPIYNFEHNVRATLNILEFARKSKVPKFIFSSTGGALMGNNSLPINENSYPKPISPYGASKLSCESYINAYSSMYEIESYILRFGNVYGPYCFHKKGVVNKLLECTLQKKIFNIFGDGTSSRDYIYVKDIAKAILSCVLKDSNSMQNTYHLSTNVETTLNELIKIFTKITDTKIDINYFPERIGEVYRNFADYNLANKELSFEPNKDLESLLEDTFRWYKNYLYNA; from the coding sequence ATGAACATATTGATTACAGGTGGACTAGGTTTTATAGGTTCAAATTTTTTAGAACTAATAATTAATAATAATAAATTTGATAAAATATACATTATTGACAATAATAAAATATCAATAAAAAGGTACTATATCCCTCTTAATTTAAATAAAAATATCAAATTAATTAATCATGATTTATTAAAATTAGAAGATTTTAAACTTAATTTAGATTGCATAGTACACTTAGCTGCTGCTGGGAATGTTATTGAAAGTACAAAAAATCCAATATATAATTTCGAACATAATGTAAGAGCAACGCTAAATATTCTAGAGTTTGCAAGAAAATCAAAAGTCCCCAAATTCATATTTTCTTCTACAGGAGGGGCTCTTATGGGTAATAATTCTCTTCCCATTAATGAAAATTCTTATCCGAAACCAATTTCTCCTTATGGAGCATCAAAATTATCTTGTGAAAGTTATATTAACGCTTATTCTTCTATGTATGAAATTGAAAGTTATATCCTTAGATTTGGGAATGTGTATGGTCCTTACTGCTTTCATAAAAAAGGAGTAGTTAATAAATTATTAGAATGCACCTTACAAAAAAAAATTTTCAACATATTTGGAGACGGAACTTCATCCAGAGATTATATTTATGTTAAAGACATAGCAAAAGCTATTTTAAGTTGTGTGCTAAAAGATTCAAACTCTATGCAAAATACTTATCATCTTTCAACTAATGTAGAAACGACTTTAAATGAACTAATAAAAATATTTACAAAGATAACAGATACAAAAATTGATATTAATTACTTCCCCGAAAGGATTGGAGAGGTATATAGAAATTTTGCTGATTACAATTTAGCTAATAAGGAATTATCATTTGAGCCAAATAAAGACTTAGAATCTTTGCTTGAAGATACCTTCAGGTGGTATAAAAATTATCTTTATAATGCATAA
- a CDS encoding glycosyltransferase family 4 protein, with product MKVLYITPFSSNSNNYFNSIYREGHDITLLTDDLTFHLQRFSLPSFESSSKQIIGPYYMGILKKVIYKLNFSRQLIYFFIRKIDESYYKYLRKLKNERFDIVISYRDIGLEYIQEFKKKGAIFIVEEVNTHPDFMNKLLKREAIRLGLNPIKNILSDIKVSNIKEAYEKSDYILCSSKHVYRTIKKRTQQGKKFIINPYGCPYPLIKKEIKEFKKINLLCIARIHLRKGIHYLLDVYELLNQNFPEKYTLTIVGGISSDPGFNFNKVNANIKFLGSLSKDKIKKLFIKSHIFVLPTIEEGQAIVIGEALSHGLPIISTPLSGTIDYIKNNELLEKSYKNLSIQIIQPSNIRIFYDSIIKLSNINAYKKASESSLLISSQNTWNLSGQELVKKLSLI from the coding sequence ATGAAAGTTTTGTATATAACTCCCTTTTCCTCAAATTCAAATAATTATTTTAATTCTATTTATAGAGAGGGTCATGATATAACTCTTTTGACAGATGATTTGACTTTCCATTTACAAAGATTCTCACTTCCAAGCTTTGAAAGTTCTAGTAAGCAAATTATTGGTCCATATTATATGGGTATTTTAAAAAAAGTAATTTATAAACTAAATTTTTCTAGACAATTAATATATTTTTTTATCAGAAAAATAGATGAGTCATATTATAAATATTTAAGAAAACTTAAAAATGAAAGATTTGATATAGTTATTTCTTATAGAGATATTGGACTAGAATATATTCAAGAATTTAAAAAAAAAGGTGCAATTTTTATAGTTGAAGAGGTTAATACACACCCAGACTTTATGAATAAATTACTTAAAAGAGAAGCAATAAGACTTGGATTAAATCCAATAAAAAACATTTTAAGTGATATTAAGGTTAGTAATATTAAGGAAGCATATGAAAAATCAGATTATATTCTATGCTCATCCAAACATGTTTATAGAACAATAAAAAAAAGAACTCAGCAAGGTAAAAAATTCATTATTAACCCATATGGTTGCCCTTATCCTTTAATTAAAAAAGAAATAAAAGAATTTAAGAAAATTAATTTATTGTGCATTGCAAGAATTCATTTAAGGAAAGGAATACATTACCTTTTAGATGTATATGAATTATTAAATCAAAACTTTCCTGAAAAATACACCTTAACAATAGTAGGAGGTATTTCATCAGATCCAGGATTTAATTTTAATAAAGTTAATGCAAATATAAAATTTCTAGGATCTTTGAGCAAAGATAAAATAAAAAAATTGTTTATTAAATCCCATATTTTTGTACTACCAACAATTGAAGAGGGCCAAGCTATAGTTATAGGTGAAGCACTATCTCACGGTTTGCCTATTATTTCTACTCCACTTTCTGGAACTATTGATTACATAAAAAATAATGAATTACTTGAGAAATCCTACAAAAATTTATCTATACAGATTATTCAACCTTCTAATATTAGGATCTTTTACGATTCAATTATTAAGCTATCAAATATAAATGCTTATAAGAAGGCTTCAGAATCCTCTTTATTAATTTCATCACAAAATACCTGGAATTTATCAGGGCAGGAGTTAGTAAAAAAATTGTCTTTAATATAA